The following proteins are co-located in the Theropithecus gelada isolate Dixy chromosome 19, Tgel_1.0, whole genome shotgun sequence genome:
- the DLL3 gene encoding delta-like protein 3 isoform X1 gives MVSPRMSRLLSQTVILALIFIPQARPAGVFELQIHSFGPGPGPGAPRSPCSARGPCRLFFRVCLKPGLSEEAAESPCALGAALSARGPVYTEQPEAPAPDLPLPNGLLQVPFRDAWPGTFSLIIETWREELGDQIGGPAWSLLARVTRRRRLAAGGPWARDIQRAGAWELRFSYRARCELPAVGTACTRLCRPRSAPSRCGPGLRPCAPLEDECEAPPVCRAGCSLEHGFCEQPGECRCLEGWTGPLCTVPVSTSSCLGLRGTSSATTGCLVPGPGPCDGNPCANGGSCSETPGSFECTCPRGFYGLRCEVSGVTCADGPCFNGGLCVGGADPDSAYICHCPPGFQGSNCEKRVDRCSLQPCRNGGLCLDLGHALRCRCRAGFAGPRCEHDLDDCAGRACANGGTCVEGGGAHRCSCALGFGGRDCRERADPCAARPCAHGGRCYAHFSGLVCACAPGYMGARCEFPVHPDGVSALPAAPPGLRPGDPQRYLLPPALGLLVAVGVAGAALLLVHVRRRGHAQDAGSRLLAGTPEPSVHALPDALNNLRTQEGPGDVPSSSVDWNRPEDVDSRGIYVISAPSIYAREVATLLSHPRYTLGTLGRGRTCFFPTLPRFCL, from the exons ATGGTCTCCCCAAGGATGTCTCGGCTCCTCTCCCAGACTGTGATCTTAGCGCTCATTTTCATCCCTCAG GCACGGCCCGCTGGCGTCTTCGAGCTGCAGATCCACTCTTTCGGGCCGGGTCCAGGCCCGGGGGCCCCGCGGTCCCCCTGCAGCGCCCGGGGACCCTGTCGCCTCTTCTTCAGAGTCTGCCTGAAGCCTGGGCTCTCGGAGGAGGCCGCCGAGTCCCCGTGCGCCCTGGGCGCGGCGCTGAGTGCGCGCGGACCCGTCTACACCGAGCAGCCCGAAGCGCCCGCGCCTGATCTCCCACTGCCCAACGGCCTCTTGCAGGTGCCCTTTCGGGACGCCTGGCCT GGCACCTTCTCTCTCATCATTGAAACCTGGAGAGAGGAGTTAGGAGACCAGATTGGAG GGCCCGCCTGGAGCCTGCTGGCGCGCGTGACCAGACGGCGGCGCTTGGCAGCCGGAGGCCCGTGGGCCCGGGACATTCAGCGCGCAGGCGCCTGGGAGCTGCGCTTCTCCTACCGCGCGCGCTGCGAACTGCCTGCCGTCGGGACCGCGTGCACGCGCCTCTGCCGTCCGCGCAGCGCCCCCTCGCGGTGCGGCCCGGGACTGCGCCCCTGCGCACCGCTCGAGGACGAGTGTGAGGCGCCGC CGGTGTGCCGAGCAGGCTGCAGCCTCGAGCATGGTTTCTGTGAGCAGCCCGGTGAATGCCGATGCCTGGAGGGCTGGACTGGACCCCTCTGCACGGTCCCTGTCTCCACCAGCAGCTGCCTCGGCCTCAGGGGCACGTCCTCTGCTACCACCGGATGCCTTGTCCCTGGACCTGGGCCCTGTGACGGGAACCCGTGTGCCAATGGGGGCAGCTGTAGT GAGACACCCGGGTCCTTTGAATGCACATGCCCGCGTGGGTTCTACGGGCTCCGGTGTGAGGTGAGCGGGGTGACATGCGCGGATGGACCCTGCTTCAATGGTGGCTTGTGTGTTGGGGGTGCAGACCCTGACTCTGCCTACATCTGCCACTGCCCACCTGGTTTCCAAGGTTccaactgtgagaagagggtggACCGGTGCAGCCTGCAGCCATGCCGCAATG GCGGACTCTGCCTGGACCTGGGCCACGCCCTGCGCTGCCGCTGCCGTGCCGGCTTCGCGGGTCCGCGCTGCGAGCACGACCTCGACGACTGCGCGGGCCGCGCCTGCGCTAACGGCGGCACGTGTGTGGAGGGCGGCGGCGCGCACCGCTGCTCCTGCGCGCTGGGCTTTGGCGGCCGCGACTGCCGCGAGCGCGCGGACCCGTGCGCCGCGCGCCCCTGTGCTCACGGCGGCCGCTGCTACGCCCACTTTTCCGGCCTCGTCTGCGCCTGCGCGCCCGGCTACATGGGTGCGCGGTGTGAGTTCCCAGTGCACCCCGACGGCGTAAGCGCTTTGCCCGCGGCCCCGCCCGGCCTGAGGCCCGGGGACCCGCAGCGCTACCTTTTGCCGCCGGCTCTGGGGCTGCTGGTGGCCGTGGGCGTGGCTGGCGCTGCGCTCTTGCTGGTCCACGTGCGCCGCCGTGGCCACGCCCAGGATGCTGGGTCTCGCTTGCTGGCTGGGACCCCGGAGCCGTCAGTCCATGCACTCCCGGATGCACTCAACAACCTAAGGACGCAGGAGGGTCCCGGGGATGTCCCGAG CTCGTCCGTAGATTGGAATCGCCCTGAAGATGTAGACTCTCGAGGGATTTATGTCATATCTGCTCCTTCCATCTACGCTCGGGAGGTAGCGACGCTCCTTTCCCACCCCCGCTACACACTGGGCACACTGGGCAGAGGCAGAACCTGCTTTTTCCCTACCCTTCCTCGATTCTGTCTGTGA
- the DLL3 gene encoding delta-like protein 3 isoform X2, translating to MVSPRMSRLLSQTVILALIFIPQARPAGVFELQIHSFGPGPGPGAPRSPCSARGPCRLFFRVCLKPGLSEEAAESPCALGAALSARGPVYTEQPEAPAPDLPLPNGLLQVPFRDAWPGTFSLIIETWREELGDQIGGPAWSLLARVTRRRRLAAGGPWARDIQRAGAWELRFSYRARCELPAVGTACTRLCRPRSAPSRCGPGLRPCAPLEDECEAPPVCRAGCSLEHGFCEQPGECRCLEGWTGPLCTVPVSTSSCLGLRGTSSATTGCLVPGPGPCDGNPCANGGSCSETPGSFECTCPRGFYGLRCEVSGVTCADGPCFNGGLCVGGADPDSAYICHCPPGFQGSNCEKRVDRCSLQPCRNGGLCLDLGHALRCRCRAGFAGPRCEHDLDDCAGRACANGGTCVEGGGAHRCSCALGFGGRDCRERADPCAARPCAHGGRCYAHFSGLVCACAPGYMGARCEFPVHPDGVSALPAAPPGLRPGDPQRYLLPPALGLLVAVGVAGAALLLVHVRRRGHAQDAGSRLLAGTPEPSVHALPDALNNLRTQEGPGDVPSSSVDWNRPEDVDSRGIYVISAPSIYAREA from the exons ATGGTCTCCCCAAGGATGTCTCGGCTCCTCTCCCAGACTGTGATCTTAGCGCTCATTTTCATCCCTCAG GCACGGCCCGCTGGCGTCTTCGAGCTGCAGATCCACTCTTTCGGGCCGGGTCCAGGCCCGGGGGCCCCGCGGTCCCCCTGCAGCGCCCGGGGACCCTGTCGCCTCTTCTTCAGAGTCTGCCTGAAGCCTGGGCTCTCGGAGGAGGCCGCCGAGTCCCCGTGCGCCCTGGGCGCGGCGCTGAGTGCGCGCGGACCCGTCTACACCGAGCAGCCCGAAGCGCCCGCGCCTGATCTCCCACTGCCCAACGGCCTCTTGCAGGTGCCCTTTCGGGACGCCTGGCCT GGCACCTTCTCTCTCATCATTGAAACCTGGAGAGAGGAGTTAGGAGACCAGATTGGAG GGCCCGCCTGGAGCCTGCTGGCGCGCGTGACCAGACGGCGGCGCTTGGCAGCCGGAGGCCCGTGGGCCCGGGACATTCAGCGCGCAGGCGCCTGGGAGCTGCGCTTCTCCTACCGCGCGCGCTGCGAACTGCCTGCCGTCGGGACCGCGTGCACGCGCCTCTGCCGTCCGCGCAGCGCCCCCTCGCGGTGCGGCCCGGGACTGCGCCCCTGCGCACCGCTCGAGGACGAGTGTGAGGCGCCGC CGGTGTGCCGAGCAGGCTGCAGCCTCGAGCATGGTTTCTGTGAGCAGCCCGGTGAATGCCGATGCCTGGAGGGCTGGACTGGACCCCTCTGCACGGTCCCTGTCTCCACCAGCAGCTGCCTCGGCCTCAGGGGCACGTCCTCTGCTACCACCGGATGCCTTGTCCCTGGACCTGGGCCCTGTGACGGGAACCCGTGTGCCAATGGGGGCAGCTGTAGT GAGACACCCGGGTCCTTTGAATGCACATGCCCGCGTGGGTTCTACGGGCTCCGGTGTGAGGTGAGCGGGGTGACATGCGCGGATGGACCCTGCTTCAATGGTGGCTTGTGTGTTGGGGGTGCAGACCCTGACTCTGCCTACATCTGCCACTGCCCACCTGGTTTCCAAGGTTccaactgtgagaagagggtggACCGGTGCAGCCTGCAGCCATGCCGCAATG GCGGACTCTGCCTGGACCTGGGCCACGCCCTGCGCTGCCGCTGCCGTGCCGGCTTCGCGGGTCCGCGCTGCGAGCACGACCTCGACGACTGCGCGGGCCGCGCCTGCGCTAACGGCGGCACGTGTGTGGAGGGCGGCGGCGCGCACCGCTGCTCCTGCGCGCTGGGCTTTGGCGGCCGCGACTGCCGCGAGCGCGCGGACCCGTGCGCCGCGCGCCCCTGTGCTCACGGCGGCCGCTGCTACGCCCACTTTTCCGGCCTCGTCTGCGCCTGCGCGCCCGGCTACATGGGTGCGCGGTGTGAGTTCCCAGTGCACCCCGACGGCGTAAGCGCTTTGCCCGCGGCCCCGCCCGGCCTGAGGCCCGGGGACCCGCAGCGCTACCTTTTGCCGCCGGCTCTGGGGCTGCTGGTGGCCGTGGGCGTGGCTGGCGCTGCGCTCTTGCTGGTCCACGTGCGCCGCCGTGGCCACGCCCAGGATGCTGGGTCTCGCTTGCTGGCTGGGACCCCGGAGCCGTCAGTCCATGCACTCCCGGATGCACTCAACAACCTAAGGACGCAGGAGGGTCCCGGGGATGTCCCGAG CTCGTCCGTAGATTGGAATCGCCCTGAAGATGTAGACTCTCGAGGGATTTATGTCATATCTGCTCCTTCCATCTACGCTCGGGAG
- the TIMM50 gene encoding LOW QUALITY PROTEIN: mitochondrial import inner membrane translocase subunit TIM50 (The sequence of the model RefSeq protein was modified relative to this genomic sequence to represent the inferred CDS: deleted 3 bases in 2 codons), whose amino-acid sequence MASALPLGNECDPFPRCVLCRGGGALQGPAGRGPDDFGSQLAPLEAARRMIRGKRACSNPPDDFGLSRASVHPPRLRASIGCSSGPGRVKRERVGGAAWRQRKMAASAALFSRLRSGLRLGSRGLCTRLATPPPRAPDQAAEIGSRGGTKAQGPQQQPGSEGPSYAKKVALWLAGLLGAGGTVSVVYIFGNNPVDENGAKIPDEFDNDPILVQQLRRTYKYFKDYRQMIIEPTSPCLLPDPLQEPYYQPPYTLVLELTGVLLHPEWSLATGWRFKKRPGIETLFQQLAPLYEIVIFTSETGMTAFPLIDSVDPHGFISYRLFRDATRYMDGHHVKDISCLNRDPARVVVVDCKKEAFRLQPYNGVALRPWDGNSDDRVLLDLSAFLKTIALNGVEDVRTVLEHYALEDDPLAAFKQRQSRLEQEEQQRLAELSKSNKQNLFLGSLTSRLWPRSRQP is encoded by the exons ATGGCCTCAGCTTTACCTCTGGGCAATGAGTGTGATCCCTTCCCTCGCTGCGTCCTTTGCAGGGGCGGTGGCGCTCTGCAAGGCCCA GCGGGGCGTGGTCCAGATGACTTTGGATCCCAGTTG GCTCCCCTAGAGGCAGCCAGGAGAATGATTAGAGGCAAGCGCGCCTGCAGCAATCCGCCCGATGACTTTGGTCTCTCTCGGGCTTCCGTCCACCCGCCCCGCCTCCGCGCTTCCATTGGCTGTAGCTCCGGCCCGGGGCGGGTGAAAAGGGAGCGAGTGGGCGGGGCCGCGTGGCGTCAGCGCAAGATGGCGGCCTCGGCAGCGCTGTTCTCGCGCTTGCGGAGCGGGCTGCGGCTCGGCTCGCGGGGACTGTGCACGAGGTTGGCGACGCCGCCCCCCCGGGCCCCAGATCAG GCCGCAGAGATCGGGAGCCGCGGGGGCACTAAGGCACAAGGGCCACAGCAGCAGCCGGGTTCAGAGGGTCCCAGCTATGCCAAAAAAGTTGCGCTCTGGCTTGCTGGGCTGCTTGGAGCTGGTGGGACCGTGAGCGTCGTCTATATCTTTG GAAACAACCCAGTGGACGAAAATGGTGCCAAG attcctGATGAGTTTGACAATG ATCCAATTCTGGTACAGCAGTTGCGCCGGAcatacaaatatttcaaagattATAGACAG ATGATCATCGAGCCCACCAGCCCTTGCCTTCTCCCAGACCCTCTGCAGGAGCCGTACTACCAGCCACCCTACACGCTCGTTTTGGAGCTCACTGGCGTCCTCTTGCATCCTGAGTGGTCG CTGGCCACTGGCTGGAGGTTTAAGAAGCGCCCAGGCATCGAGACCTTGTTCCAGCAGCTCGCCCCTTTATATGAAATTGTCATCTTTACGTCAGAGACTGGCATG ACTGCATTTCCACTCATTGATAGCGTGGACCCCCACGGCTTCATCTCCTACCGCCTATTCCGGGACGCCACAAGATACATGGATGGACACCATGTTAAG GACATTTCGTGTCTGAATCGGGATCCAGCTCGAGTAGTAGTTGTGGACTGCAAGAAGGAAGCCTTCCGCCTACAGCCCTATAACGGCGTCGCCCTGCGGCCCTGGGACGGAAACTCTGATGACCGGGTCTTATTGGACCTGTCTGCCTTCCTTAAGA CCATTGCACTGAACGGTGTGGAGGATGTGCGAACTGTGCTGGAGCACTACGCCCTGGAGGATGATCCGCTGGCAGCTTTCAAGCAGCGGCAAAGCCGGCTAGAGCAG GAGGAGCAGCAGCGCCTGGCTGAGCTCTCCAAGTCCAACAAGCAGAACCTCTTCCTCGGCTCCCTCACCAGCCGCTTGTGGCCTCGCTCCAGACAGCCCTGA
- the SUPT5H gene encoding transcription elongation factor SPT5 isoform X4: MSDSEDSNFSEEEDSERSSDGEEAEVEEERRSGVGNLRLGYWNQQMVPIKEMTDVLKVVKEVANLKPKSWVRLKRGIYKDDIAQVDYVEPSQNTISLKMIPRIDYDRIKARMSLKDWFAKRKKFKRPPQRLFDAEKIRSLGGDVASDGDFLIFEGNRYSRKGFLFKSFAMSAVITEGVKPTLSELEKFEDQPEGIDLEVVTESTGKEREHNFQPGDNVEVCEGELINLQGKILSVDGNKITIMPKHEDLKDMLEFPAQELRKYFKMGDHVKVIAGRFEGDTGLIVRVEENFVILFSDLTMHELKVLPRDLQLCSETASGVDVGGQHEWGELVQLDPQTVGVIVRLERETFQVLNMYGKVVTVRHQAVTRKKDNRFAVALDSEQNNIHVKDIVKVIDGPHSGREGEIRHLFRSFAFLHCKKLVENGGMFVCKTRHLVLAGGSKPRDVTNFTVGGFAPMSPRISSPMHPSAGGQRGGFGSPGGGSGGMSRGRGRRDNELIGQTVRISQGPYKGYIGVVKDATESTARVELHSTCQTISVDRQRLTTVGSRRPGGMTSTYGRTPMYGSQTPMYGSGSRTPMYGSQTPLQDGSRTPHYGSQTPLHDGSRTPAQSGAWDPNNPNTPSRAEEEYEYAFDDEPTPSPQAYGGTPNPQTPGYPDPSSPQVNPQYNPQTPGTPAMYNTDQFSPYAAPSPQGSYQPSPSPQSYHQVAPSPAGYQNTHSPASYHPTPSPMAYQASPSPSPVGYSPMTPGAPSPGGYNPHTPGSGIEQNSSDWVTTDIQVKVRDTYLDTQVVGQTGVIRSVTGGMCSVYLKDSEKVVSISSEHLEPITPTKNNKVKVILGEDREATGVLLSIDGEDGIVRMDLDEQLKILNLRFLGKLLEA, encoded by the exons GGGGTGGGCAACCTGCGTCTTGGCTACTGGAACCAGCAGATGGTGCCCATCAAGGAGATGACAGACGTGCTCAAAGTGGTGAAGGAGGTGGCCAACCTGAAACCAAAGTCCTGGGTCCGCCTCAAGCGGGGCATCTACAAGGATGACATTGCTCAG GTGGACTACGTGGAGCCCAGCCAGAACACCATCTCCCTGAAGATGATCCCGCGCATTGACTACGATCGCATCAAGGCCCGCATGAGCTTG AAAGACTGGTTTGCCAAAAGGAAGAAGTTTAAGCGGCCTCCACAGAGGCTGTTTGACGCTGAGAAGATCAG GTCCCTGGGGGGTGATGTTGCCTCTGATGGTGACTTCCTCATCTTTGAGGGGAACCGTTACAGCCGGAAGGGCTTTCTGTTCAAGAGCTTCGCCATGTCTGCTGTG ATCACGGAGGGTGTGAAGCCCACACTCTCTGAGCTAGAGAAGTTTGAGGACCAGCCAGAGGGCATCGACCTGGAGGTGGTGACTGAGAGCACAG GGAAGGAGCGGGAGCACAACTTCCAACCTGGAGACAATGTGGAGGTCTGTGAGGGCGAGCTCATCAACCTGCAGGGCAAGATCCTCAGCGTGGATGGCAACAAGATCACCATCATGCCCAAGCATGAGGACCTCAAG GACATGTTGGAGTTCCCAGCCCAGGAACTTCGGAAATACTTCAAGATGGGGGACCACGTGAAGGTGATTGCTGGCCGATTCGAGGGCGACACAGGCCTCATTGTGCGGGTAGAGGAGAATTTTGTTATCCTGTTCTCTGACCTCACCATGCATGAG CTGAAGGTGCTCCCCCGGGACCTGCAGCTCTGCTCAGAGACAGCATCAGGTGTGGATGTTGGGGGCCAGCATGAATGGGGCGAGCTGGTGCAGCTGGATCCCCAGACTGTGGGTGTCATCGTGCGACTAGAACGGGAGACCTTCCAG GTGCTGAACATGTACGGGAAGGTGGTGACTGTCAGACATCAGGCCGTGACTCGTAAGAAAGACAACCGCTTTGCTGTGGCCTTGGACTCAGAGCAGAACAACATCCATGTGAAAGACATCGTTAAGGTCATTGATGGCCCCCACTCA GGCCGAGAGGGGGAGATTCGCCATCTCTTCCGAAGCTTCGCCTTCCTGCATTGCAAGAAACTGGTGGAGAACGGGGGCATGTTTGTCTGCAAGACCCGCCACCTGGTGCTGGCTGGGGGCTCGAAG CCCCGTGATGTGACCAACTTCACCGTGGGTGGCTTTGCGCCTATGAGTCCCCGGATCAGCAGCCCCATGcaccccagtgctggag GTCAGCGTGGCGGCTTTGGTAGTCCAGGTGGCGGCAGTGGTGGCATGAGCAGGGGCCGGGGCCGGAGGGACAACGAACTCATCGGCCAGACCGTGCGCATCTCCCAGGGGCCCTACAAAG GCTACATCGGTGTGGTGAAGGATGCCACAGAGTCCACAGCCCGTGTGGAGCTGCACTCCACCTGCCAGACCATCTCTGTGGACCGTCAGCGGCTCACCACGGT GGGCTCACGGCGCCCGGGTGGCATGACCTCGACGTATGGGCGGACGCCCATGTATGGCTCCCAGACGCCCATGTATGGCTCTGGCTCCCGAACACCCATGTATGGCTCACAGACGCCCCTCCAGGATG GCAGCCGCACCCCACACTACGGCTCGCAGACGCCCCTGCATGATGGCAGCCGCACTCCTGCCCAGAGTGGGGCCTGGGACCCCAACAACCCCAACACGCCATCACG GGCTGAGGAAGAATATGAGTATGCCTTCGACGATGAGCCCACCCCGTCCCCGCAGGCCTATGGGGGAACCCCCAATCCCCAAACACCTGGCTACCCAGACCCCTCCTCCCCACAGGTCAACCCACAGTACAACCCGCAGACACCAGGGACGCCGGCCAT GTACAACACAGACCAGTTCTCTCCCTAtgctgccccctccccacaaggTTCCTACCAGCCCAGCCCCAGTCCCCAGAGCTACCACCAGGTGGCGCCAAGCCCAGCAGGCTACCAGAATACCCACTCCCCAGCCAGCTACCACCCTACACCCTCACCCATGGCCTATCAG GCTAGCCCCAGCCCGAGCCCTGTTGGCTACAGTCCTATGACACCTGGAGCTCCCTCCCCTGGTGGCTACAACCCACACACACCAGGCTCAGGCATCGAGCAGAACTCCAGCGACTGGGTAACCACTGACATTCAGGTGAAGGTGCGGGACACCTACCTGGATACACAGGTGGTGGGACAGACAGGTGTCATCCGCAGTGTCACG GGGGGCATGTGCTCCGTGTACCTGAAGGACAGTGAGAAGGTCGTCAGCATTTCCAGTGAGCACCTGGAGCCCATCACCCCCACCAAGAACAACAAG GTGAAAGTGATCCTGGGCGAGGATCGGGAAGCCACGGGCGTCCTGCTGAGCATTGATGGTGAGGATGGCATTGTCCGTATGGACCTTGATGAGCAGCTCAAGATCctcaacctccgcttcctggggaAGCTCCTGGAAGCCTGA